Proteins from one Stegostoma tigrinum isolate sSteTig4 chromosome 17, sSteTig4.hap1, whole genome shotgun sequence genomic window:
- the mob2a gene encoding MOB kinase activator 2a isoform X3 — protein sequence MDILFCFDCVLFRKSKTKPNGKKTGAEEKKLYLEPEYTKARIIDFNFKELVTLPHEIDLNEWLASNTTTFFNHINLQYSTISEFCTGDTCQTMTVCNTQYYWYDERGKKIKCTAPQYVDFVMTSVQKFVTDEDIFPTKYGKEFPNTFESLVKKICRYLFHVLTHIYWAHFKETVALELHGHLNALYMHFMLFIREFNLVDPKETLVMDDLTEILYSNAAAAQNHVKER from the exons gaAGTCAAAGACTAAGCCAAACGGTAAAAAAACAGGAGCAGAGGAGAAGAAATTGTATCTGGAGCCTGAATATACCAAAGCAAGAATAATAGATTTCAACTTTAAGGAACTGGTGACTTTACCACATGAAATTGACCTGAATGAATGGCTAGCTAGCAATA CAACAACATTCTTCAACCATATAAACTTACAGTACAGCACCATCTCTGAGTTCTGCACTGGCGATACATGTCAAACGATGACTGTGTGCAATAC GCAATATTACTGGTATgatgaaaggggaaagaaaatCAAATGCACAGCCCCGCAATATGTGGACTTCGTTATGACATCTGTACAGAAGTTTGTGACagatgaagacatttttccaacaaaATATG GCAAAGAATTTCCAAATACTTTTGAGTCTTTAGTTAAAAAGATCTGCAGGTATCTATTCCATGTACTGACTCACATCTACTGGGCTCATTTCAAGGAGACTGTTGCATTGGAACTGCACGGACATTTAAATGCATTGTATATGCATTTCATGTTATTTATAAGAGAATTCAATTTGGTAGATCCTAAGGAAACGCTGGTCATGGATGACCTGACTGAAATCCTGTACAGCAACGCAGCTGCAGCACAGAACCATGTCAAAGAAAGATGA
- the mob2a gene encoding MOB kinase activator 2a isoform X6, giving the protein MFWKSKTKPNGKKTGAEEKKLYLEPEYTKARIIDFNFKELVTLPHEIDLNEWLASNTTTFFNHINLQYSTISEFCTGDTCQTMTVCNTQYYWYDERGKKIKCTAPQYVDFVMTSVQKFVTDEDIFPTKYGKEFPNTFESLVKKICRYLFHVLTHIYWAHFKETVALELHGHLNALYMHFMLFIREFNLVDPKETLVMDDLTEILYSNAAAAQNHVKER; this is encoded by the exons gaAGTCAAAGACTAAGCCAAACGGTAAAAAAACAGGAGCAGAGGAGAAGAAATTGTATCTGGAGCCTGAATATACCAAAGCAAGAATAATAGATTTCAACTTTAAGGAACTGGTGACTTTACCACATGAAATTGACCTGAATGAATGGCTAGCTAGCAATA CAACAACATTCTTCAACCATATAAACTTACAGTACAGCACCATCTCTGAGTTCTGCACTGGCGATACATGTCAAACGATGACTGTGTGCAATAC GCAATATTACTGGTATgatgaaaggggaaagaaaatCAAATGCACAGCCCCGCAATATGTGGACTTCGTTATGACATCTGTACAGAAGTTTGTGACagatgaagacatttttccaacaaaATATG GCAAAGAATTTCCAAATACTTTTGAGTCTTTAGTTAAAAAGATCTGCAGGTATCTATTCCATGTACTGACTCACATCTACTGGGCTCATTTCAAGGAGACTGTTGCATTGGAACTGCACGGACATTTAAATGCATTGTATATGCATTTCATGTTATTTATAAGAGAATTCAATTTGGTAGATCCTAAGGAAACGCTGGTCATGGATGACCTGACTGAAATCCTGTACAGCAACGCAGCTGCAGCACAGAACCATGTCAAAGAAAGATGA
- the mob2a gene encoding MOB kinase activator 2a isoform X4, translated as MRLKRNGSYTLHRKSKTKPNGKKTGAEEKKLYLEPEYTKARIIDFNFKELVTLPHEIDLNEWLASNTTTFFNHINLQYSTISEFCTGDTCQTMTVCNTQYYWYDERGKKIKCTAPQYVDFVMTSVQKFVTDEDIFPTKYGKEFPNTFESLVKKICRYLFHVLTHIYWAHFKETVALELHGHLNALYMHFMLFIREFNLVDPKETLVMDDLTEILYSNAAAAQNHVKER; from the exons gaAGTCAAAGACTAAGCCAAACGGTAAAAAAACAGGAGCAGAGGAGAAGAAATTGTATCTGGAGCCTGAATATACCAAAGCAAGAATAATAGATTTCAACTTTAAGGAACTGGTGACTTTACCACATGAAATTGACCTGAATGAATGGCTAGCTAGCAATA CAACAACATTCTTCAACCATATAAACTTACAGTACAGCACCATCTCTGAGTTCTGCACTGGCGATACATGTCAAACGATGACTGTGTGCAATAC GCAATATTACTGGTATgatgaaaggggaaagaaaatCAAATGCACAGCCCCGCAATATGTGGACTTCGTTATGACATCTGTACAGAAGTTTGTGACagatgaagacatttttccaacaaaATATG GCAAAGAATTTCCAAATACTTTTGAGTCTTTAGTTAAAAAGATCTGCAGGTATCTATTCCATGTACTGACTCACATCTACTGGGCTCATTTCAAGGAGACTGTTGCATTGGAACTGCACGGACATTTAAATGCATTGTATATGCATTTCATGTTATTTATAAGAGAATTCAATTTGGTAGATCCTAAGGAAACGCTGGTCATGGATGACCTGACTGAAATCCTGTACAGCAACGCAGCTGCAGCACAGAACCATGTCAAAGAAAGATGA
- the mob2a gene encoding MOB kinase activator 2a isoform X1, protein MVVACSAYPCLCISSRFDLQKQILEMLNRDYLLRKRFWKSKTKPNGKKTGAEEKKLYLEPEYTKARIIDFNFKELVTLPHEIDLNEWLASNTTTFFNHINLQYSTISEFCTGDTCQTMTVCNTQYYWYDERGKKIKCTAPQYVDFVMTSVQKFVTDEDIFPTKYGKEFPNTFESLVKKICRYLFHVLTHIYWAHFKETVALELHGHLNALYMHFMLFIREFNLVDPKETLVMDDLTEILYSNAAAAQNHVKER, encoded by the exons CATATCCGTGCCTCTGCATCAGCTCAAGATTTGATTTGCAAAAGCAGATCCTGGAAATGTTAAACAGAGATTACCTATTAAGGAAAAGATTTTG gaAGTCAAAGACTAAGCCAAACGGTAAAAAAACAGGAGCAGAGGAGAAGAAATTGTATCTGGAGCCTGAATATACCAAAGCAAGAATAATAGATTTCAACTTTAAGGAACTGGTGACTTTACCACATGAAATTGACCTGAATGAATGGCTAGCTAGCAATA CAACAACATTCTTCAACCATATAAACTTACAGTACAGCACCATCTCTGAGTTCTGCACTGGCGATACATGTCAAACGATGACTGTGTGCAATAC GCAATATTACTGGTATgatgaaaggggaaagaaaatCAAATGCACAGCCCCGCAATATGTGGACTTCGTTATGACATCTGTACAGAAGTTTGTGACagatgaagacatttttccaacaaaATATG GCAAAGAATTTCCAAATACTTTTGAGTCTTTAGTTAAAAAGATCTGCAGGTATCTATTCCATGTACTGACTCACATCTACTGGGCTCATTTCAAGGAGACTGTTGCATTGGAACTGCACGGACATTTAAATGCATTGTATATGCATTTCATGTTATTTATAAGAGAATTCAATTTGGTAGATCCTAAGGAAACGCTGGTCATGGATGACCTGACTGAAATCCTGTACAGCAACGCAGCTGCAGCACAGAACCATGTCAAAGAAAGATGA
- the mob2a gene encoding MOB kinase activator 2a isoform X5, translated as MDWLMGKSKTKPNGKKTGAEEKKLYLEPEYTKARIIDFNFKELVTLPHEIDLNEWLASNTTTFFNHINLQYSTISEFCTGDTCQTMTVCNTQYYWYDERGKKIKCTAPQYVDFVMTSVQKFVTDEDIFPTKYGKEFPNTFESLVKKICRYLFHVLTHIYWAHFKETVALELHGHLNALYMHFMLFIREFNLVDPKETLVMDDLTEILYSNAAAAQNHVKER; from the exons gaAGTCAAAGACTAAGCCAAACGGTAAAAAAACAGGAGCAGAGGAGAAGAAATTGTATCTGGAGCCTGAATATACCAAAGCAAGAATAATAGATTTCAACTTTAAGGAACTGGTGACTTTACCACATGAAATTGACCTGAATGAATGGCTAGCTAGCAATA CAACAACATTCTTCAACCATATAAACTTACAGTACAGCACCATCTCTGAGTTCTGCACTGGCGATACATGTCAAACGATGACTGTGTGCAATAC GCAATATTACTGGTATgatgaaaggggaaagaaaatCAAATGCACAGCCCCGCAATATGTGGACTTCGTTATGACATCTGTACAGAAGTTTGTGACagatgaagacatttttccaacaaaATATG GCAAAGAATTTCCAAATACTTTTGAGTCTTTAGTTAAAAAGATCTGCAGGTATCTATTCCATGTACTGACTCACATCTACTGGGCTCATTTCAAGGAGACTGTTGCATTGGAACTGCACGGACATTTAAATGCATTGTATATGCATTTCATGTTATTTATAAGAGAATTCAATTTGGTAGATCCTAAGGAAACGCTGGTCATGGATGACCTGACTGAAATCCTGTACAGCAACGCAGCTGCAGCACAGAACCATGTCAAAGAAAGATGA